In Phormidium yuhuli AB48, one genomic interval encodes:
- a CDS encoding trifunctional serine/threonine-protein kinase/ATP-binding protein/sensor histidine kinase, whose protein sequence is MTHPAHPSSPAVDKLSGFSLVEQIYLGARTAVYRALDNRNQHPVVIKVLRSEYPTFGELVQFRNQYAIAKNLSIPGIVNVLGLEPVGNGYALVMEDGNGLSLSQYLQEQSLDVAEVLEIALQLANILHDLHQHRVIHKDVKPANILIHPEHKTVKLIDFSIASLLPKESQEIQSPNILEGTLAYLAPEQTGRMNRGIDYRADFYALGVTLYQLLSGELPFQSNDPMDLIHSHIAKSPTPLTQVNPAVPDIVAAMVAKLMAKNAEDRYQHALGLQYDLQHCLTQWQETGEISKFDLGKRDVSDRFLIPEKLYGREGEVQTLLEAFERVCQGRSELMLVAGFSGIGKTAVVNEVHKPITRQKGYFIKGKFDQFNRNSPLLAFVQALRDLMNQLLSESDEQLEIWKDKLLEALGDSGQVLINLIPELEQIIGSQPPTPDLSGEAAQNRFNHLFQNFLQVFTKEEHPLVIFIDDLQWADSASLNLMQGLLTEAHSQYLLVLGAYRDNEVFPGHPFLMMMTALEKANITLETLTLSPLSAESVNHLIADAFQAPASGVQPLTNLVMQKTQGNPFFATQFLKALHQDGLITFDREVGHWQCDLMAVQDAATDDVVEFMALQLRKLPMATQEQLKFAACIGAKFDLKTLTIVSEEEEIQVASTLWPALQEGLIVPESKIYKFYLDDEQCPDHQFLNEEVFEQIHYRFFHDRVQQAAYSLIPEDQKQATHLKIGQLLQQNLSESEQEEKLFNIVGHFNSGRGLLSQESERESLIRLNLAAIEKAKKATAYRAAQDLAIVGLDLLSEYSWQTQYELSLKLHQTAATMAYLNGDFEEANHQIQQVLDSAQTVLDKVPVYQVQIKMSAAQNEFAEAIALAAQAITELGVEFPVDITPSLNQKALQDVAMELEGKVIEDLVNLPVIADPTMIAIMELLGMIVPMVFAAKSTFLPFLTAKIVSLSLQFGNAPVSSTGYATYGMVLTTSSDQVELGYNFGKMALDLIYRLDTKAYKCLTTLIFSPFIQHQKEPISSIFLPLKQGYLAGIETGDFLYAGYCLNNHLDASFYTGQELSELQSEINHFCAVMVSFKQDNPLTYFRMKHEFVQRLVKITDQPTLLIGDAYDETKMFPQYLQTNELLALGYAYTYKLILAYLFSDYNHALDYIHELSKYLNTIAGMLHVAPVHFYCGLTYLAVAKTKSENEKLQLLALTEQHHAILSTWAENAPMNHEHKVNLLAAEKYRVLGDIAKAIDGYDRAITGAKANGFIQDEALANELAAKFYLDCGKEKVAASYMQDAYYGYARWGAKAKVADLGQRYPQLLQPILQPVLQSLDLLNTVSIISSARVVSSSGVSQGSRSGLNQALDLGSVLKASQALSGTLELDELLSQLTRIILQNSGGDRCTLIIPTDAGEWQVRAITTLETVHLCSEAIAHSPNLPLKLIQYVKNTQQVVTIDNLVTDLPVLDQYLETEKPKSVLGLPILTQGRCLGILYLQNQLSSGVFTPERITILNFLCTQAAISLENARLYQRVQQSLTELQEAQLQLVQGEKMSALGGLVSGVAHEINNPVGCILGNVGATEDYVNDLLGLLDLYGEAFPEPGEEIEAELEAVELDYVRQDLPQLIRAMRDSGDRIKSISKSLRTFSRKDTDSKQPFDIHEGLDSTLLILRHRLKANEHRPEIEVVKDYGSLQPVHCFPGQLNQVFMNLLANAIDVFDEMAQESSFAALKEKTQRITLTTRQVDNEVTLTIADNGSGIPEEIQPQIFDHLFTTKAVGKGTGLGLAIARQIVVDKHGGYLEVQSHLGQGTEFSIRLPSNGVTP, encoded by the coding sequence TGGGTCTGGAACCTGTTGGCAATGGGTATGCCTTGGTCATGGAAGATGGGAATGGGTTGTCTTTAAGTCAATATCTTCAAGAGCAAAGCCTGGATGTAGCCGAAGTGCTAGAGATTGCCCTACAACTGGCCAACATCCTCCACGACCTACACCAGCACCGTGTCATCCACAAAGACGTCAAGCCGGCCAATATCCTCATTCACCCAGAACACAAAACCGTCAAGCTTATTGACTTTAGTATTGCCTCATTGTTACCCAAGGAAAGCCAAGAGATTCAAAGCCCCAACATTTTAGAAGGCACTTTAGCCTACTTAGCTCCTGAACAAACCGGACGCATGAATCGTGGCATTGATTATCGTGCAGACTTTTACGCCTTGGGTGTGACCCTGTACCAACTCTTGAGTGGTGAGTTACCCTTCCAGTCCAACGATCCGATGGACTTAATACATAGTCATATTGCCAAATCCCCCACACCCCTGACTCAGGTGAACCCAGCCGTTCCAGACATCGTGGCAGCCATGGTCGCCAAACTGATGGCCAAGAATGCTGAAGACCGGTATCAACATGCCTTGGGACTCCAGTATGACTTACAGCACTGTTTGACCCAATGGCAAGAGACCGGTGAAATATCAAAGTTTGACCTGGGTAAGCGGGATGTGAGCGATCGCTTCCTCATCCCTGAAAAGCTTTACGGCCGGGAAGGGGAAGTACAAACCCTGTTAGAGGCCTTTGAGCGTGTGTGCCAAGGCCGTTCAGAACTGATGCTGGTCGCCGGATTTTCTGGAATTGGCAAAACCGCTGTCGTCAATGAAGTCCACAAACCCATTACCCGGCAAAAAGGCTACTTCATCAAAGGAAAATTCGACCAATTTAACCGCAACAGTCCCCTCTTAGCTTTTGTCCAAGCCCTACGAGATTTAATGAATCAACTGCTTTCAGAATCTGATGAGCAGTTAGAAATCTGGAAAGACAAGCTCCTAGAAGCCCTAGGAGATAGTGGTCAAGTCCTGATTAATTTAATTCCTGAACTCGAACAGATTATTGGCTCACAACCTCCCACCCCAGACCTCTCAGGCGAGGCCGCCCAAAACCGCTTTAACCATCTGTTTCAAAACTTTCTTCAGGTGTTCACGAAAGAAGAACATCCCCTGGTCATCTTTATCGATGACCTACAATGGGCCGACTCCGCCTCCTTGAACCTAATGCAAGGTCTATTAACAGAAGCGCATTCTCAATATCTCTTAGTGTTGGGAGCCTATCGAGATAATGAAGTATTTCCCGGTCATCCCTTTTTGATGATGATGACGGCCCTAGAAAAAGCTAATATCACCCTAGAAACTCTAACTCTAAGTCCCTTGAGTGCCGAGAGCGTGAACCATCTGATTGCCGATGCTTTTCAGGCTCCAGCCTCTGGGGTACAGCCCTTGACGAATTTGGTCATGCAAAAAACCCAGGGCAATCCTTTCTTTGCTACTCAATTCCTCAAGGCATTACACCAAGATGGACTCATTACGTTTGACCGAGAGGTTGGCCACTGGCAATGTGACTTAATGGCAGTCCAGGATGCCGCAACCGATGATGTAGTAGAGTTCATGGCCTTGCAGTTACGAAAATTGCCCATGGCTACCCAAGAACAGCTCAAATTTGCAGCTTGTATTGGGGCAAAATTTGACCTCAAGACCTTGACGATTGTTTCAGAAGAAGAGGAAATCCAAGTGGCGTCAACCCTGTGGCCGGCACTACAAGAGGGGCTGATTGTACCTGAGAGTAAAATCTACAAGTTCTATTTGGATGATGAGCAATGCCCAGACCATCAATTCCTAAATGAAGAAGTTTTTGAGCAAATTCACTATCGTTTTTTCCATGACCGGGTGCAACAGGCAGCCTATTCCCTGATTCCCGAAGATCAGAAACAGGCGACTCACCTAAAGATTGGGCAATTGCTGCAACAGAATTTATCGGAGAGCGAACAAGAAGAAAAACTATTTAATATTGTTGGACATTTCAACTCGGGGCGTGGGTTGCTGAGTCAGGAAAGTGAACGAGAGTCTTTGATTCGACTGAACCTTGCCGCCATTGAAAAAGCGAAGAAAGCCACGGCTTACCGAGCGGCTCAAGACTTAGCTATAGTGGGGTTAGATTTACTTTCAGAATATAGTTGGCAAACCCAGTATGAATTGAGTCTGAAGCTGCATCAAACTGCCGCTACTATGGCCTATTTGAATGGAGATTTTGAAGAAGCAAATCACCAAATTCAACAAGTTTTGGATTCTGCTCAGACCGTCTTGGATAAAGTGCCTGTTTACCAGGTGCAGATCAAGATGTCGGCAGCTCAGAATGAATTTGCGGAGGCGATCGCTCTAGCGGCCCAAGCTATTACTGAGTTGGGAGTCGAATTTCCGGTAGACATCACACCAAGTTTAAACCAGAAAGCCTTACAAGATGTGGCGATGGAGTTAGAAGGGAAAGTGATTGAGGATTTAGTAAATTTGCCCGTGATCGCTGACCCAACCATGATTGCTATCATGGAACTGCTAGGGATGATAGTGCCAATGGTATTTGCAGCTAAATCAACATTTCTGCCCTTTCTTACTGCGAAGATTGTCAGCTTGTCGCTTCAATTTGGCAATGCGCCTGTTTCCAGTACTGGTTATGCTACCTATGGCATGGTTTTAACGACGAGCTCGGATCAAGTCGAGCTAGGCTACAACTTTGGCAAAATGGCTTTAGACCTAATTTATCGCCTCGATACAAAAGCATATAAATGTCTAACAACTCTTATTTTTTCGCCTTTCATACAGCATCAAAAAGAACCTATAAGTTCCATATTTCTCCCCTTGAAACAAGGGTATTTAGCGGGCATAGAAACTGGTGACTTTTTATATGCAGGTTACTGCCTTAACAACCATCTTGATGCTTCTTTCTACACTGGACAAGAATTATCTGAGCTTCAATCAGAAATCAATCATTTTTGTGCAGTTATGGTTTCATTTAAGCAGGATAATCCCCTGACATACTTTCGAATGAAGCATGAATTTGTACAACGCTTAGTTAAAATAACTGATCAACCAACTCTTTTGATTGGGGATGCCTATGATGAGACGAAAATGTTTCCACAGTACCTGCAAACTAACGAGCTACTAGCCTTGGGTTATGCGTATACCTATAAGCTAATCTTGGCTTATTTGTTTAGCGATTATAACCATGCTCTTGACTACATTCATGAACTTAGTAAGTATTTGAATACTATCGCTGGAATGTTACATGTTGCTCCCGTACATTTCTATTGCGGATTAACCTATTTGGCGGTGGCAAAAACCAAGTCTGAAAATGAAAAACTGCAACTACTTGCTTTAACAGAACAGCATCACGCTATTCTATCAACTTGGGCAGAGAATGCTCCCATGAATCACGAACATAAAGTGAATCTCTTGGCAGCAGAAAAATATCGAGTTTTGGGTGATATTGCCAAGGCTATTGATGGCTATGATCGAGCTATTACCGGAGCCAAAGCCAACGGTTTTATCCAAGACGAAGCTCTTGCTAACGAACTAGCAGCAAAGTTTTACCTCGATTGTGGTAAAGAAAAAGTCGCCGCCAGCTATATGCAAGACGCTTACTACGGCTATGCTCGTTGGGGAGCCAAAGCCAAAGTCGCCGATTTAGGGCAACGCTATCCCCAACTCCTGCAACCTATCCTGCAACCGGTCCTCCAATCCCTTGATCTATTGAATACCGTCAGCATCATTTCCAGTGCCAGGGTTGTTAGTAGCAGCGGGGTCTCACAGGGGAGCAGATCGGGTCTTAACCAAGCTTTAGACTTAGGCAGTGTACTCAAGGCATCTCAAGCGCTTTCGGGAACCTTAGAACTGGATGAATTACTCAGTCAACTGACGCGGATTATTTTGCAAAACTCAGGGGGCGATCGCTGTACCTTAATCATTCCCACGGATGCAGGTGAATGGCAAGTCCGAGCCATCACCACTCTTGAGACGGTTCATCTCTGTAGCGAGGCGATCGCCCACAGTCCTAATCTACCCCTGAAACTAATTCAGTATGTTAAAAACACGCAACAGGTTGTGACGATTGATAACCTCGTCACTGACTTACCGGTTTTAGACCAGTATCTAGAAACTGAAAAACCCAAGAGTGTACTCGGTTTGCCCATCCTGACTCAAGGACGTTGTCTGGGAATTTTATATCTACAGAATCAGCTCAGTTCTGGGGTGTTCACCCCGGAACGCATCACTATCCTAAATTTCCTTTGCACCCAAGCCGCAATTTCCTTAGAAAATGCCCGGTTGTATCAACGAGTGCAACAGTCCCTGACGGAATTGCAAGAAGCCCAACTTCAGTTAGTCCAGGGTGAAAAAATGTCTGCCCTGGGGGGCTTAGTCTCTGGGGTAGCCCATGAGATTAATAATCCCGTGGGTTGTATTCTGGGCAATGTGGGAGCTACGGAAGACTATGTAAACGATTTATTGGGATTGCTTGACTTATATGGAGAAGCATTCCCGGAACCCGGAGAGGAGATTGAGGCAGAGCTAGAGGCGGTAGAGTTAGACTATGTGCGGCAGGATTTACCTCAGTTGATTCGGGCGATGCGGGATAGTGGCGATCGCATTAAATCCATCAGCAAAAGTTTACGCACCTTCTCCCGGAAAGATACGGATTCCAAGCAGCCCTTTGATATCCATGAAGGACTCGATAGTACCCTCCTGATTTTACGCCACCGCCTCAAAGCCAATGAGCATCGACCTGAGATTGAGGTCGTTAAGGACTATGGTTCTCTCCAACCGGTTCATTGCTTCCCGGGACAACTCAATCAGGTCTTTATGAATCTACTCGCCAATGCCATTGATGTCTTTGATGAGATGGCACAAGAATCATCCTTTGCTGCCTTGAAAGAGAAAACCCAGCGGATTACCCTGACAACTCGACAAGTTGATAATGAGGTAACCTTAACCATTGCCGATAATGGCTCAGGGATTCCCGAGGAGATTCAACCCCAAATTTTTGACCATTTGTTTACGACCAAAGCCGTGGGCAAAGGGACTGGGCTGGGTTTGGCGATCGCCCGTCAGATTGTTGTAGATAAACATGGGGGTTACTTAGAGGTTCAGTCACACTTAGGACAAGGCACTGAATTTTCTATTCGACTGCCGAGTAATGGTGTTACTCCTTAA
- a CDS encoding DICT sensory domain-containing protein yields the protein MLNGSLLQKLVQRQNTQPRPTPPINHGVYYKNTLVALCHALEDSILESDCNPVMMTAFQQGKWYLQEADRYGEIADKAQTIVILAAPDSGFREHPTSQKANVELVPLAPDDPVAQEWHLLILSPGYTAMVLCQELSQADYGDTGVPEVDLERKFYGFWTFEPELVLAAVELAIEHIQPLREDVAESLKMRVAEIRRELSQQPPLDVAQVSQDLNPIVSRVVRYLSDSHEGLSQDLETQVFPHQPELEYNIVSNKLQAFLRMAQLIDLTDLQNPHAASDVSGLCEAFAQILDLPAWQVKRLRLAGLLHRIDALPYPEASLAESEPSPLSCPLYPGRQALRMMPQLKAISQIIAHQGEYWDGSGRPGGLGYDEIPLECRILGLLVEFQRRLNRLMQEQSRSQALMEALADCQAASGHRWDPKLVETLTLLVMALQQGMTLPKEAFKLRSGLWLLNPEQNPDLFPEQVSNPSATLV from the coding sequence AACGGATCTCTCCTCCAAAAACTCGTCCAACGGCAAAACACCCAACCCCGTCCTACGCCGCCCATAAACCACGGGGTGTACTATAAAAATACTCTTGTTGCTCTCTGTCATGCCCTGGAAGACAGCATCCTAGAGTCGGACTGTAACCCGGTCATGATGACTGCCTTTCAACAGGGGAAATGGTATCTCCAGGAAGCTGATCGCTACGGAGAGATTGCCGATAAGGCCCAAACTATTGTGATTCTGGCGGCCCCCGACTCAGGTTTCCGGGAGCATCCCACGAGCCAAAAAGCCAATGTTGAGCTAGTCCCCCTCGCCCCTGACGACCCCGTGGCTCAAGAATGGCATCTCCTTATTCTGTCTCCTGGTTATACGGCGATGGTCTTGTGTCAGGAACTTTCCCAGGCAGATTACGGCGATACGGGGGTTCCCGAGGTGGATTTGGAGCGGAAGTTTTATGGCTTTTGGACGTTTGAGCCGGAGTTAGTGTTAGCCGCTGTGGAGTTAGCGATTGAGCATATTCAACCGTTGCGAGAGGATGTGGCGGAATCCCTCAAGATGCGAGTCGCTGAGATTCGCCGGGAACTCTCTCAACAGCCCCCCCTGGATGTGGCTCAGGTCTCTCAAGACTTAAACCCCATTGTCTCGCGGGTGGTACGTTACCTGAGTGATTCTCATGAGGGACTTAGCCAGGACTTAGAGACTCAGGTTTTTCCCCACCAGCCTGAACTCGAATATAATATTGTCTCGAATAAGTTGCAGGCCTTTCTACGCATGGCCCAACTGATTGATTTAACAGATTTGCAAAATCCCCACGCCGCTAGTGACGTCTCGGGACTCTGTGAAGCCTTTGCTCAAATCCTGGATTTGCCCGCTTGGCAGGTGAAACGGTTACGTTTAGCAGGGTTATTACATCGAATTGATGCTTTGCCGTATCCAGAAGCGAGTTTAGCTGAGAGTGAGCCGTCCCCTCTAAGTTGTCCTCTCTATCCGGGACGACAAGCGTTGCGAATGATGCCGCAACTCAAGGCGATCTCCCAAATTATCGCCCACCAAGGGGAATATTGGGATGGTTCAGGAAGGCCGGGGGGCTTGGGTTACGATGAGATTCCCCTAGAATGCCGCATTTTAGGGCTACTGGTTGAGTTTCAACGACGGCTGAATCGGTTAATGCAAGAACAATCCCGGTCTCAGGCCTTGATGGAAGCCTTGGCGGATTGTCAAGCGGCTAGTGGTCACCGCTGGGACCCGAAACTGGTTGAAACGCTGACGCTTTTGGTTATGGCTCTACAACAGGGAATGACCCTGCCTAAAGAAGCCTTTAAACTGCGATCGGGCCTGTGGCTGCTAAACCCAGAGCAAAACCCCGATCTCTTCCCTGAGCAAGTCTCGAATCCTTCAGCGACTCTTGTTTAA